One Oceanotoga teriensis DNA segment encodes these proteins:
- the cas6 gene encoding CRISPR-associated endoribonuclease Cas6: MRFKLDFKTNNNVIPIDYRRFLLSYIKNALSNYDEKIYSQYYNKKDPIHKNFTFTINFGKSKFEKEKILLEENKFSFYYSTSDYVLGTHLFAAFREQINREFKIKNNSINLCNIKFFKSKNFLSKNIDFKILSPVLIRDHKKDNSDVYYSFEDKEFEEILKNNLKYRLKDFPSEYLENISIIPIKTRSVLVKNYGTILKGNLGYIKILANEKVIEYIYQSGLGSKNSMGFGMLEISKRG; this comes from the coding sequence ATGAGATTTAAATTAGATTTTAAAACGAATAATAATGTAATTCCAATAGATTATAGACGTTTTTTATTATCTTATATAAAAAATGCTTTGTCTAATTACGATGAAAAAATTTATAGTCAATATTACAATAAAAAAGATCCTATTCATAAAAATTTTACCTTTACAATAAATTTTGGGAAAAGTAAATTTGAAAAAGAAAAAATTTTATTGGAAGAAAATAAATTTAGTTTCTATTACTCTACTTCTGATTATGTTCTTGGAACTCATTTGTTTGCTGCGTTTAGAGAACAAATTAATAGAGAATTTAAAATTAAAAATAATAGTATAAATTTATGCAATATTAAATTTTTTAAAAGTAAAAATTTTTTATCAAAAAATATTGATTTTAAAATTTTGTCTCCTGTATTAATTAGAGATCATAAAAAGGATAATTCTGACGTTTATTATTCTTTTGAAGATAAAGAATTTGAAGAAATATTAAAAAATAATTTAAAGTATAGATTAAAAGATTTCCCTTCAGAATATTTAGAAAATATTAGTATTATTCCTATAAAAACAAGGAGTGTATTAGTTAAAAATTATGGGACAATACTTAAAGGCAATTTAGGTTATATAAAAATACTTGCAAATGAAAAAGTTATTGAATATATTTATCAATCAGGATTGGGTTCTAAAAATTCTATGGGATTTGGAATGCTTGAAATATCTAAAAGGGGGTGA